TCCTGACTGTCTCCCGCCACACTGCTGTAGGCCTGTTGGGAGTAAGATTGTGGAgaccccagactcatgtgccaccttggttctgactttatgtgggtgctggcaaatcaaactcaggatggcaggctttccaagcaagcacctttaactgttgagccatcttcccagccccagtatAGGGGTATGCTTGCAGAATCTGCAAGAATTCATTGGAGAGTTCATTCCTTCAATGGATAAATTCACTGTGCAAATCTCCATGGAAGAGAATCCATGGGATTCCTGAGAAGGAATTAACAATCATTCCCAACTTAGCCACAATGACTCCTGCTTTACGTGTGTCATTGGCATTAATGGGTATACTTAATTTCAAAAGTCATGTTCCTTCAGTGTTCCTAGGATAGGAGCTGGGCGGGAAGGGGGACTGCACTCATGCAATAACTTtttcacattttgggtcatgCCACATCACCTAAGAACTAGCTTGCTCCCAGCTATTGGGAAGGTCATCTGGGGTGTCTCAACTGAGCTCTGTGCTATGTGGGTTGTCATGAAGTCCTGAACACTCATACCATTCTCTACCAACACCTGCTTTTGAACATCATGAATTTCCACAGACGCCAATACCCTCCTTTTCTTGTGAGGTTCTGGGGGCTAGTGACTAAGTGAAGGATGCTGAGAGGCCTGTGCTTCCTGCTGAGGGGCCTGTCACAAATGGACCCAGGGAAGAGGGATAAAAAGAGAAGCAACTGACACTGAATGCTGCTACTCCTCAGACCCCCAGACTTCGCTGTTCCCTCTGCCATGGCTAAGAGGTAATGGaggtgccaaaggacccagtttggtaTTCCTTTCAGCAGAGCATTTGTGTCTTCATGTGGACTGTTTCTTCCTTCAGGACCAGGGTCCCTTGTGTAAACCtattcctcctcccctctcttcagTGCATGCCCCCAGGAACTGGGAGGAAGGATACTTTAATAcacctttttcattttaatttatcctTAAGAATCATGCAGGAGAAACTGGCATAGATAAGACTATCTCCCAAAACTACTATTGATCAGCTTATTTGAGCACAAAATGCAGGTGTTACTTAAAAGGTTACATGAGGAATACTTGCATCCAAAGGGGATTGCGTATACTTTCAATTTAGTCATGGCTTGACACTGAGCTTGGTCTATTTTATCACTATAATAACAAGACACTTGGCTTTTTACTGAAACTGGATTTCAAATCTGGACATATGgttgttcattttaaaaagttttgttctCACAAGTTGAAaaaattttgggatttttttaaagtatgtaccCTTGAAATTATTCATGGGAGCTACATTTTGTAACTGTGATGGGTCTGCAATGTATAGGAAAGGTTATTTTCTAAGGAAAATTCAAGAAGAGTCTCTATGCATTGCCGTAATGCACAAGCTTTGGTCATAAAATATTCTAATTGACCCTATAATAGTATAAAAAGTCCTGGGCTTGcttttatataattttgtttgcAACCTCATGGACTGCTGAAGTCAGAGCAAGAATATTCTAAGATGGGGGCAGATTCTGACCCAAAGTCTATGCATGAAGCATTTAGAATACAGGAAGCAGGTCATTTTCAAAGGGCTCTTTCTGGGAATATACACTGACCTGGAGGCAAAGACACTTCAGTTTCCTTTCCAAATCTCAATTGTAACCTGCAGCAAAGCATTAACTCAGTagaaaaaatacatacttttaaaaaccaGAACATATATCTAAAATTGAAAGCAAGAAATATGcttaatggaaaccctaaaagccttATCTTTAATGCCAGAGACAATACAAGAAGTGTTCACTATTTCCATAGTTATCTTTAAACAAGTATAAGCCATGCAATTAGGGAGGAAAATAGATAGCAATAGCAGTGTAAGATTAGAATCAAGAAACATTTCCATTATGTTTTGAGTGGCAGATAGTTGTTACTTCATGGAACTTAAGACAATACAGATAAAACCTATTAAAAACCAAGACACTGAAACAAATTTGTCAAGTAAATGGTaaagttttattatatataaaagatAGCCATCAGAAAATATATTGATAAAGAAAGGCCTGATTTATAGTGCCACTCCCCAAAATAAAGTAGCTTAAAATCAACTTTAACAAGCTTTAGAGTCCATATGCaggtaaagtaaaaaaaaagacaagaaatattAAATAGGATTTAATTTCATGTCATGGTCTACATATTAACTGAAGGttcaatattaaaaatgaaatagaaaatttctCCAAATTAATGTACAGCTCTCCCATTGATTAAAATTAAGACACTAATGGTAACTTTTAGGTACATTTAGATTTtctggaaaatatatatatattcatagaaAATTCTGAGCAAGGATAGAAATGAATAATAGCATTGAGCcctcacacatgaatacacaaaaatattatgaaattataGTTAAAgcagtgtgatagttaaggtgttgtcaacttgatctgtttagtaatccacaggctgcttctaggaaggatcaactaaaggaggaggtctttctcccagggtgagcccttcccccacagtGGGTAGCCCCgttcagagagggacttgatataaggaagctctgggtagaagagttcccttttttttttcttccttccttccacttggctgccagagctgctccctaccttctaacgtgaatcgaaacccagcagctcctcaggaagcctccaggctttccggcaccatctgcagtgccgggtcaggactgctgaggcatctagccacatggactgagcaactaccaggttcggtgattctcgggcctgcaactgctattggactactgtaagctaatccaataaattccctctttaaaataattcattctagtaattctgttcctctagagaaccctgaataatacagattttggtaccaggagtggttctagagaaacagaattgtaaggatggatttctctagtgggcttagtgctatctggggttggctctccaatttcagtgctactaaaggccctactggtgataaggggggcactaataatccatggtgtgcactatttaaagaactccacgtgggctggagaaatggcttatcggATAGATGTGTTTGCTGACCCTGACTcatcttgtgaagagcaaggaatttagtgactctgtatttaaaacatttgaatatttgtggaaaagtaagaccaatgatgaggccggttggttgcttttagtatctctggacaaactactgagggaacagcagaagctcaaaaaggaaaattccaagcttaagaccgacatacatgatctgaaggtttctaagggagccctggaggagagtctcctctctagccagaacagggttcaaattgcagaaaaccaaacccaagctctcattgtgagattggctaacttgcaacgtaAACTTAAATCCCAGcttcaccaactatcagaagttaaagtgagggcactgattggaaaagagtgggatcctgtgacttgggatggtgatgtgtgggaagaccctgaagaacctggggactttgaagtgttagattctgaagaaggtgttttggatgaaaatatgacctgccctcccttagcaccagttatatccccatccccacaccctgaagtattatcctccccacccttgcctgagggaattcatccctctttgtctgaggaatcagcagaaaatgctggtgattctcagttcccacccatctttgcctctaggcctataaccagacaaAAGGttaggcaggctcctaaaggtgagatagaaagtgtgacacaggaggaggtgaggtacactcctaaagaccttcaggagttttctaacttgtacaaacagaagcatggggaatatgtgtgggaatggattttaagggtgtggtatgatggaggaaggaacataaggttagatcaggctgaatttactgaaatgggcccattgagcagagattttagatttaacaatgcAGCTAGTGCAGTTGTAAGGGaagccaagagtttatttgattggttgactgaagtatggctccaaagatggcctactgtgaatgagtttgagctgcctgatatcccttggcttaatgtctatgaagggattaaaaagctcagagagcttggaatgctggagtggatttgccatgtaaattcATCTTTGTCCCCACAATGGGAgtgaccagaagatgtgcccttcactaagaccataagaaacagatttgtgaggggagcgccagcataactggatctcggggtaacaagggccaagtggcagcccTGAATTGCCAAAGGCGGGGTGaacatgtttttcataatagacagcgtaggcaaaattatgcacataaaggtatgactcgtaaGGACCTTTGGCGTttgctgattaatcatggtgttcccagaagtcaaatagataagaagcctactgagtttcttcttgatctgtataagcagaaaagttccacagcaaggggacataaagccactttgaattatagcaacagagaatcaagacctcttaatcagtttccagacttgagccagtttacagatcctgagccccttgattgaagggttggccgggttccctcggggaaggaccctcctacaactgccaaaagtttcaatattaaacttaaaCCTGTCCTTCCTCAAAGGGACCTGAGGCCTTTTGCTagagtaactgtacactgggggaaaggaaataatcagacctttaggggcctactggacactggctctgaattgacattgattccaggagaccccaaaaagcaccatggcccttcagttaaagtaggtgcttacagaggtcaggtgatcattggagttttggcaaatgttagactgacagtgggtccagtgggtccccGAACgtaccctgtggttatttccccagtcccagaatgcataattgggatagatatacttaggagttggcagaacccccacattggttccctgacttgtggagtaagggctattatggttggaaaggccaaatggaagccattgaggctcccaccaccagggaaaatagtgaatcaaaaacaatattgcatccctggagggatttcagaaattaatgccattataaaggacttgaagaatgcaggggtggtggttcccaccacatctccctttaactctcctatttggcctgttcagaagacagatggatcctggagaatgacagtggattatcggaaacttaatcaggtggtgactccaattgcagctgctgtaccagatgtggtttctttacttgagcagattaacacgtctcctggtacctggtatgcagctattgatcttgcaaatgctttcttctccatacctgtccatagggaccaccagaagcaatttgccttcagctggcaaggtcagcagtacacatttactgttttacctcaaggttatattaactctccagccctgtgtcatagcttagttcgcagggaccttgattgcctgtcccttccacagggtgtcacgttggtccattatattgatgacataatactaattggatcaaatgagcaggaggtggcaaccactctagAGTTTCTGGTACAGCATAcgcgcatcaggggatgggaaataaatccatccaaaattcaaggaaattccacctcagtgaaatttctaggaattCAGTGGTgtgggcatgcagggatattccttctaaggtgaaggacaagttgttgcatttggcccctcctaccactaaaaaagaagcacaacgtctagtgggtctatttggattttggagacagcacattcctcacttgggtgtcttactccgtcccatataccaagtgacttggaaagctactagttttcattggggcccagaacaagagaaggctcttcgacaggtccaggctgctgtgcaggctgctctaccccttgggccatatgatccagcagatccgatggtacttgaggtttcagtggcagatggggatgctgtttggagcctttggcaggcccccataggtgaatcacagcggaggcccttgggattttggagcaagaccttgccatcatctgcagacaattattctccctttgagagatagctcttggcctgctattgggccttagtggaaactgaatgtttgacaatgggccatcaagttactatgcaacctgagctgcccattatgagctgggtgttgtctaacccaccaggccataaagttggatgtgcacagcagtagtccatcattaagtggaagtggtatatatgtgatcaggctcaagcaggccctgaaggtacgagtaagttacatgaggaagttgcccaaatgcctatggttgctacccCTGTTGCAataccttctgtccccaagcatgcacctatggcatcatggggtgtgccctatgatcaactgactgaggaggaaagatctagggcatggtttacagatggttcagcacattatgccggcactgcccagaagtggacagctgcagcattacagcccctttctgggacaactctgaaggactgtggtgaaggaaagtcttcacaatgggcagaactttgggcagtgcatatggctgtgcattttgcttggaaggaaaaatggccagatgtacGGCTATACACttactcatgggctgtggccaatggtttggctggatggtctgggacttggaaggagcacagttggaaaattggtgaaaaggacatttggggaaggtgtatgtggatagacctctctgaatgggcaaaggatataaggatacttgtgtcccatgtcagtgctcatcagaaggtgacctcactggaggatgactttaataatcaagtagataagctgacccgttctgtggatagtggtcaacgtCCTTCCTCAGCtgcccctgtcattgcccaatgggcccacgaacaaagtggccatggtggcagaaatgcaggctatgcatgggcccaacaacatggacttccactaactaaggctgacctggctatggctactgctgagtgccaaatttgccaacagcagagaccaactctgagcccccgatatggtagtattcctggtggcaggttgactacattggacctcttccatcatggaaaggacagtgttttgtccttactggaatagatacttattctgggtatgcatttgcctttcctgcatgttctgcttctgccaaaactaccatccgtgggcttacagaatgtcTTATCcactgtcatggcattccacacagcattgcttctgaccaaggaactcacttcaccaccaaggaagtaaagcagtaggctcatgatcatggaattcactggtcttaccatgtgccccaccatcctgaagcagctggcttgatagaatggtggaatggccttttgaaggaacagctacagtgccaaataggtggcaacagcttggcgggctgggggagtgtcctccagcaggctggatatgctctgaatcagcatcctatatatggtactgtttctcctatagcccggattcacgggtccaggaatcaaggggtggaaatgggaatggtcccacttaccatcaccccaagtgacccgttagctagatttttgcttcctgttcctgcaacattacactctgctggactacaagtcttggtcccagaggggggagtgcttttgccaggagacacaaagaacattctattgaactggaagctaagacttccccctggtcactttgggctcctaatgcccttgagtgaacaggctgagaaaggagttacagggATTGCaagggtgattgatccagattacctgggggaaattgggctgctccttcacaatggaggtaaggacgagtatgcctggagttcaggagatcctttagggcatctgttagtgttaccatgtcctgttgtcaaagtcaatggatgactgcaacaacccaatagaagtagtgtgataaatggcccagatccttcaggaatgaaggtgtgggttacccctccaggtaaagaaccaagacctggagaggtgcttgctgaaggtggagggaatacagaatgggtagaagaagaaggcagttacaaatatcagctaaggccacatgatcagttacagaaacgaggactgtgattgcaatgtttctgtcctgccttgataacagagtgtttgtatctacaccaatattaagattatatcattagctaactgttgaatttatattagacccattgtattagagactaagcttgtgttggggggaagattttgtggttccgtttgtacgtgggatagttatgcgatgttaggcagaattatgaacttgttactgttttcatttggaaattaagtatgatgtaaggagacatgatttgatgccaagttgacaaggggtggacttgtgatagttaaggtgttgtcaacttgatctgtttagtaatccacaggctgcttctaggaaggatcaactagaggaggaggtctttctcccagggtgagcccttcccccagagtgggcggccctgctcagagagggacttgatataaggaagctctgggtagaagagttccctttgtttttctttccttccttccacttggctgccggagctgctccctaccttctaacgtggatcgaaacccagcagctcctcaggaagcctccaggctttccggcaccatctgcagtgccgggt
The genomic region above belongs to Jaculus jaculus isolate mJacJac1 chromosome 5, mJacJac1.mat.Y.cur, whole genome shotgun sequence and contains:
- the LOC123460697 gene encoding LOW QUALITY PROTEIN: uncharacterized protein LOC123460697 (The sequence of the model RefSeq protein was modified relative to this genomic sequence to represent the inferred CDS: inserted 2 bases in 2 codons; substituted 4 bases at 4 genomic stop codons) — translated: MAECALMREEGIETLVTGQSTPGPQYLDTGRKDPPPEVLQGAQLSRHFNIKLKPVLPQRDLRPFARVTVHWGKGNNQTFRGLLDTGSELTLIPGDPKKHHGPSVKVGAYRGQVIIGVLANVRLTVGPVGPRTYPVVISPVPECIIGIDILRSWQNPHIGSLTCGVRAIMVGKAKWKPLRLPPPGKIVNQKQYCIPGGISEINAIIKDLKNAGVVVPTTSPFNSPIWPVQKTDGSWRMTVDYRKLNQVVTPIAAAVPDVVSLLEQINTSPGTWYAAIDLANAFFSIPVHRDHQKQFAFSWQGQQYTFTVLPQGYINSPALCHSLVRRDLDCLSLPQGVTLVHYIDDIILIGSNEQEVATTLEFLVQHTRIRGWEINPSKIQGNSTSVKFLGIQWCGXCRDIPSKVKDKLLHLAPPTTKKEAQRLVGLFGFWRQHIPHLGVLLRPIYQVTWKATSFHWGPEQEKALRQVQAAVQAALPLGPYDPADPMVLEVSVADGDAVWSLWQAPIGESQRRPLGFWSKTLPSSADNYSPFERXLLACYWALVETECLTMGHQVTMQPELPIMSWVLSNPPGHKVGCAQQXSIIKWKWYICDQAQAGPEGTSKLHEEVAQMPMVATPVAIPSVPKHAPMASWGVPYDQLTEEERSRAWFTDGSAHYAGTAQKWTAAALQPLSGTTLKDCGEGKSSQWAELWAVHMAVHFAWKEKWPDVRLYTYSWAVANGLAGWSGTWKEHSWKIGEKDIWGRCMWIDLSEWAKDIRILVSHVSAHQKVTSLEDDFNNQVDKLTRSVDSGQRPSSAAPVIAQWAHEQSGHGGRNAGYAWAQQHGLPLTKADLAMATAECQICQQQRPTLSPRYGSIXWWQVDYIGPLPSWKGQCFVLTGIDTYSGYAFAFPACSASAKTTIRGLTECLIHCHGIPHSIASDQGTHFTTKEVKQXAHDHGIHWSYHVPHHPEAAGLIEWWNGLLKEQLQCQIGGNSLAGWGSVLQQAGYALNQHPIYGTVSPIARIHGSRNQGVEMGMVPLTITPSDPLARFLLPVPATLHSAGLQVLVPEGGVLLPGDTKNILLNWKLRLPPGHFGLLMPLSEQAEKGVTGIARVIDPDYLGEIGLLLHNGGKDEYAWSSGDPLGHLLVLPCPVVKVNGXLQQPNRSSVINGPDPSGMKVWVTPPGKEPRPGEVLAEGGGNTEWVEEEGSYKYQLRPHDQLQKRGL